Proteins from a single region of Streptococcus mitis:
- the ftsL gene encoding cell division protein FtsL: MVDKKETTSQFLQNRIKKFSRVEKAFYLSIAFTALVLAVSIIFMQTRLLQVQSDLTKINAQIEEKKTELDDAKQEVNELIRAERLKEIADKKDLKLNNENIRTAE, encoded by the coding sequence ATGGTAGATAAGAAAGAAACAACCAGTCAATTCTTGCAGAATCGTATAAAAAAATTCTCACGTGTGGAGAAGGCTTTTTATCTTTCCATCGCTTTTACGGCTCTCGTTTTAGCAGTAAGCATTATCTTTATGCAGACACGGCTCTTGCAAGTGCAAAGTGATTTAACAAAAATCAATGCGCAGATAGAGGAGAAGAAGACAGAGTTGGACGATGCCAAGCAGGAAGTGAATGAATTGATTCGTGCCGAGCGCTTGAAAGAGATTGCAGATAAAAAAGATTTGAAATTGAATAATGAAAATATCCGAACAGCGGAGTAA
- the rsmH gene encoding 16S rRNA (cytosine(1402)-N(4))-methyltransferase RsmH, with product MTKEFHHVTVLLHETIDMLDVKPDGVYVDATLGGAGHSEYLLSKLSEKGHLYAFDQDQNAIDNAQKRLAPYIEKGMVTFIKDNFRHLQARLHEAGVQEIDGICYDLGVSSPQLDQRERGFSYKKDAPLDMRMNQDASLTAYEVVNHYDYHDLVRIFFKYGEDKFSKQIARKIEQAREVKPIETTTELAEIIKSAKPAKELKKKGHPAKQIFQAIRIEVNDELGAADESIQQAMEMLALDGRISVITFHSLEDRLTKQLFKEASTVEVPKGLPFIPDDLKPKMELVSRKPILPSAEELEANNRSHSAKLRVARKIHK from the coding sequence ATGACAAAAGAATTTCATCATGTAACGGTCTTACTCCACGAAACAATTGATATGCTTGATGTGAAACCTGACGGTGTTTACGTTGATGCGACCTTGGGTGGAGCAGGCCATAGCGAATATTTATTAAGTAAATTAAGTGAAAAGGGCCATCTCTATGCCTTTGACCAAGATCAAAATGCTATTGATAATGCGCAAAAACGCTTGGCACCTTACATTGAAAAGGGAATGGTGACCTTTATCAAGGATAACTTCCGTCATTTACAGGCACGTTTGCACGAAGCCGGTGTTCAGGAAATTGATGGAATTTGTTATGACTTGGGAGTGTCTAGTCCTCAGCTGGACCAGCGTGAGCGTGGTTTTTCTTATAAGAAGGATGCACCACTGGACATGCGCATGAATCAGGATGCTAGTCTGACAGCTTATGAAGTGGTGAACCACTATGACTATCATGACTTGGTTCGTATTTTCTTCAAGTATGGTGAGGACAAATTCTCTAAACAAATCGCGCGTAAGATTGAACAAGCACGTGAAGTGAAGCCAATTGAGACAACGACTGAGTTGGCAGAGATTATCAAGTCGGCTAAACCTGCCAAGGAACTCAAGAAGAAGGGCCATCCTGCCAAGCAGATTTTCCAGGCTATTCGGATTGAAGTCAATGATGAACTGGGAGCGGCAGATGAGTCTATCCAGCAGGCTATGGAGATGTTGGCTCTAGATGGTAGAATCTCAGTGATTACTTTCCATTCCTTGGAAGACCGCTTGACCAAGCAATTGTTCAAGGAAGCTTCAACAGTGGAAGTTCCAAAAGGTTTGCCTTTCATCCCAGATGATCTTAAGCCCAAGATGGAATTGGTGTCCCGTAAGCCAATCTTGCCAAGTGCAGAAGAATTAGAAGCCAATAACCGCTCGCACTCAGCCAAGTTGCGCGTGGCCAGAAAAATTCACAAGTAA
- a CDS encoding glutathione peroxidase — translation MTSLYDFSVLNQDHQETPLETYRGKVLLVVNTATGCGLTPQYQGLQELYDRYQEQGFEILDFPCNQFMGQAPGGAEEINAFCSLHYQTTFPRFAKIKVNGKEADPLYVWLKEQKSGPLGKRVEWNFAKFLIGRDGQVFERFSSKTDPKQIEEAIQKLL, via the coding sequence ATGACTTCACTATACGATTTTTCAGTCTTGAACCAAGACCATCAAGAAACTCCACTAGAGACCTATCGTGGTAAGGTTCTCTTGGTTGTCAACACTGCTACTGGATGTGGTTTAACGCCCCAGTACCAAGGACTTCAAGAACTCTATGATCGCTATCAAGAACAAGGTTTTGAGATTTTAGACTTTCCTTGCAATCAGTTTATGGGACAAGCACCAGGCGGCGCAGAGGAAATCAACGCCTTCTGTAGCCTACATTATCAAACCACCTTCCCACGTTTTGCCAAGATCAAGGTCAACGGTAAGGAAGCAGACCCTCTCTATGTTTGGTTGAAAGAACAAAAATCTGGCCCACTGGGAAAACGAGTCGAATGGAATTTCGCTAAGTTTCTCATTGGTCGTGATGGGCAGGTCTTTGAACGCTTCTCTTCAAAAACAGACCCAAAACAAATTGAAGAGGCGATACAAAAATTACTCTGA
- a CDS encoding DUF3278 domain-containing protein, with protein sequence MKKEDLTTRLLRNFFHIQGPFDECRQEVIYKACARSMIQIFYSSFILFLFYILFGSFIEIVRNVMPYIYFGLILFMSIKAQKAVQELHLEKDDKSEIILKTYSKAQIKFRSWIVFIGIQIGFFTLLIFHKVFVQQMSLSDFGKLLMQFNKSIPFLMYSLIIGSIFGTLTYGFLSLQEEKTPKNTKQKEKSKQ encoded by the coding sequence ATGAAAAAAGAAGACTTAACAACTCGCTTACTTCGAAATTTCTTTCACATCCAAGGCCCTTTTGATGAATGCCGTCAAGAGGTTATCTACAAGGCTTGCGCCCGTTCCATGATCCAAATCTTTTACTCTTCCTTCATTCTCTTCCTATTCTATATTTTGTTCGGAAGCTTTATAGAAATTGTTCGAAATGTTATGCCCTACATCTATTTTGGACTCATTTTGTTCATGAGTATAAAAGCTCAAAAAGCCGTCCAAGAGCTTCATCTTGAAAAGGATGACAAATCAGAAATCATTCTCAAAACCTACAGCAAAGCTCAAATCAAATTCCGAAGCTGGATTGTGTTTATCGGTATTCAGATTGGCTTCTTTACCTTACTCATCTTTCATAAAGTCTTCGTTCAACAGATGTCCCTTTCAGATTTTGGAAAGTTGCTCATGCAATTCAATAAAAGTATTCCTTTCCTGATGTATAGCCTGATTATCGGAAGCATTTTTGGAACCCTGACCTACGGATTTCTATCACTACAGGAGGAGAAAACTCCTAAAAATACCAAACAGAAGGAGAAAAGCAAGCAATGA
- a CDS encoding DUF3278 domain-containing protein has translation MKKETFTEKLIKRTYGISGPLDEYKRREADRIGNQVFIILFYLMIFGNLIPLLLAYKYPQEVALIYPPLILVIALIAAGYVTYQMKKTGITAIDPDMLNEKESKQLYYPGLKAGLFFGLWMFFITPLLSILIGEGQDYFHSLLTIRNGVSSILGSIFFGASIQFLISRRIAKTKKEQDED, from the coding sequence ATGAAAAAAGAAACCTTCACTGAAAAACTGATCAAACGCACATACGGTATCTCTGGTCCCCTTGACGAATACAAACGGCGTGAGGCCGATCGTATTGGGAACCAAGTCTTTATCATCCTCTTTTATCTGATGATTTTCGGAAATCTTATTCCACTCCTTCTGGCCTATAAATACCCTCAAGAAGTGGCTCTAATCTATCCTCCTCTGATTCTAGTGATTGCCCTCATCGCTGCTGGCTATGTCACCTACCAAATGAAAAAAACAGGGATTACAGCTATTGATCCAGATATGCTGAATGAGAAAGAAAGCAAGCAACTATACTACCCAGGTCTTAAAGCAGGTTTGTTCTTTGGTCTATGGATGTTTTTTATAACTCCTCTTCTCAGTATACTCATAGGTGAAGGTCAGGACTATTTTCATTCTCTCCTAACTATAAGAAATGGTGTATCAAGCATTCTCGGTTCTATCTTCTTCGGAGCGAGCATACAGTTCCTCATCTCCCGTCGCATTGCAAAAACTAAAAAAGAGCAAGATGAGGATTAG
- a CDS encoding alpha-L-fucosidase yields the protein MNRYLFEKEQTFSIRKLTVGVASVMVGLAFFASGTALADEAKIETTSSQPNVEKLAEAEKTKSEVKNESPVISTPQESEKAEKTVKPVEEKSVADTKTTDLLPEEIHDQAYPDAPVKNIDTSAIVDKKDSPKVETESILKNKEELPKEAENGNRAIINGGLDLKHVPYEGQPATAASMIYTIYNGGSQRYIVSGSGIFVAPNVILTVAHNFLESNRDTKEGHIRGGDSAKFYYNLGSNSAVRNSQPVTGNTTLFKEEDIHFWNKKEFGKGYQNDLAAVVAPVPLQIASPNKAATFVPLAENKTYQPGDPVSTIGYPTDSSSPELKKPIVAGQLYKADGVVKSVDNYDDKGSKGITYHMTSVSGLSGAGIINGDGKVVGVHQHGTIENGIPDKDRFGGGIVLSPEQVKWVKDIIAKYGVKGWYQGDNGKRYYFTPEGEMFRNKTAVIGENQYSFDENGVATLIKGIDYGRVVVQHVDETGNPIKTDDTFVEKTEVGTAFDYNFKKEIAKTDFYTKNQEKYQIVSIDGVEINKQLKDEWTYNVVSKTAPGTRVIKVVYKVNKGSFAIHYRLKGSEQELADVVTDNNDGKEYDVSFVNTFEAKEIAGYRAITPRLEASIQHKGVNDVVFEYEKISDSSNPTSTVLPAAHPEDKETEIGNHGPLPSKAQLDYHKEELAAFIHYGMNTYTNSEWGHGNEDPKNFNPTNLDTDQWIRTLKETGFKRTIMVVKHHDGFVIYPSKYTNHTVAASPWKDGKGDLLEEVSKSATKYDMNMGVYLSPWDVNSPKYKVATQKEYNEYYLNQLKEILGNPKYGNKGKFIEVWMDGARGSGAQKVTYTFDEWFKYIKEAEGDIAIFSAEPTSIRWIGNERGIAGDPVWHKVKKANITENVKNEYLNHGDPDGDMYSVGEADVSIRSGWFYHDNQQPKSLKELMDIYFKSVGRGTPLLLNIPPNKEGKFADADVARLKEFKATLDQMYATDFAKGATVTASSTRQNHLYKESHLTDGKDDTSWALSNDATTGSFTVDLGQKRRFDVVELKEDIAKGQRISGFKIEVEINGRWVTYGEGSTVGYRRLIQGKPVEAQKIRVTITGAQATPILTNFSVYKTPSSIEKTDGYPLGLEYHSNTTADTAGTTWYNESEGVRGTSMWTNQKDAKVSYTFTGTKAYVVSTVDPGHGEMSVYVDGQKVADVQTKNTSRKRSQKVYETDDLAPGQHTITLVNKTGEPIATEGIYTLNNNSKGMFELEATSYEVEKGKPVTVKIKRVGGSKGTATVRFITEPGTGVHGKVYQDTTQDVTFEDGETEKTVTIPTIDFTEQADSIFDFKAKLTSVTDGALLGFATDATIQVMKAELLIKDQTSYDDQASQLDYSPGWHHETNSADKYQKTESWASFGRLTDEQKKKTTVTAYFYGTGLDIKGYVDPNHGIYKVFLDGKEVPYQEGMGNASTIEGKKYFSGHAAQRQGNQTLVSLKGLDENLHAVTLQLDSDRNDLSRNIGIQVDQFITRGEGSELYSKTQILQSLSKWKDDLSNFDPSGLKNTATARQAFKSNLDKLTAQLSSDTVNVQDVMSTVTALQDILSKNENYQKPGDETSPEQPVEPKQPEQPEINYDKAMASLTEAIEKKVAELGANNDAKKKLVEITDKAIAAIQEAKTQEDVNKALNNALEQIKQLQPSQPEQPVEPKQPEQPEINYDKAMASLTEAIEKKVAELGTNNDAKKKLVEITDKAIAAIQEAKTQEDVNKALNNALEQIKQLQPSQPEQPVEPKQPEQPKINYDKAMASLTEAIEKKVAELGTNNDAKKKLVEITDKAIAAIQEAKTQEDVNKALNNALEQIKQLQPSQPEQPVEPKQPEKPITSSSPEEGVKELVFQLPSLDIVKKVLPFKTIRRENPQLDKGKEQVLAEGKDGAIIEYVEVDGSNRKVIQTESTPALDRVIEVGTKESSVGTDTPPVVTLPEYLLPKEPEKPITSSSPEEGVKDLVFKLPSLDIVKKAVPFKTIRHENPNLDKGKEKVLAEGKDGLLIEYVEVDGSNRKVVQTKSTPALDRIIEVGTKQSSVGTVAPPVVTLPEYVLPRETEKPAPAVVTEDSPRKDEKAPVATTVRQDKEKQLPETGEQEANAFLFLAAITSVLSLLIFQKNFKD from the coding sequence ATGAATCGATACCTTTTTGAAAAAGAGCAAACTTTTAGCATCAGAAAATTAACCGTTGGTGTTGCTTCGGTTATGGTTGGGCTCGCTTTTTTTGCATCTGGTACAGCACTAGCTGACGAAGCAAAAATTGAAACTACAAGCTCTCAACCAAATGTAGAAAAATTGGCCGAAGCTGAAAAAACCAAATCAGAAGTCAAAAATGAAAGTCCTGTAATTTCTACACCTCAAGAGTCAGAGAAAGCAGAAAAAACTGTTAAACCAGTAGAAGAAAAATCTGTAGCAGATACTAAAACTACTGACTTGCTTCCTGAAGAAATCCACGATCAAGCTTATCCTGATGCACCCGTGAAAAACATAGATACTTCAGCAATCGTAGACAAGAAGGATAGCCCTAAAGTTGAGACAGAAAGCATTCTAAAAAACAAGGAAGAACTTCCAAAAGAAGCTGAAAATGGTAATCGTGCGATTATCAACGGTGGTCTAGATTTGAAGCACGTCCCTTATGAAGGACAACCTGCTACTGCTGCTAGTATGATTTACACTATTTACAATGGTGGTTCCCAACGCTATATCGTGTCTGGTTCTGGTATTTTTGTGGCACCAAATGTCATCTTGACTGTTGCCCACAACTTTTTAGAATCAAACCGTGATACAAAAGAAGGACATATTCGAGGCGGAGATTCTGCTAAGTTTTACTATAACCTCGGTTCTAATTCTGCTGTTCGCAATTCTCAGCCTGTAACGGGTAATACTACTCTTTTCAAAGAAGAAGATATTCATTTTTGGAACAAGAAAGAATTTGGAAAAGGATATCAAAATGACTTGGCTGCTGTTGTAGCACCTGTTCCTCTTCAAATCGCTAGTCCAAATAAAGCTGCTACCTTTGTTCCCTTGGCAGAAAATAAAACCTATCAACCTGGGGACCCTGTTAGCACGATTGGATATCCAACTGATTCAAGCTCACCTGAGCTCAAAAAACCAATTGTAGCTGGTCAACTTTACAAGGCTGATGGTGTCGTGAAATCTGTTGATAATTATGATGATAAAGGCTCAAAAGGCATCACCTATCATATGACTTCTGTTTCAGGCCTTTCAGGTGCTGGTATTATCAACGGTGATGGTAAAGTAGTCGGTGTTCACCAACACGGCACAATTGAAAACGGCATCCCTGACAAAGACCGCTTCGGTGGCGGAATCGTCCTCTCACCCGAGCAAGTAAAATGGGTAAAAGATATTATCGCTAAATATGGTGTCAAAGGTTGGTACCAAGGTGATAATGGGAAACGATATTACTTTACTCCTGAAGGAGAAATGTTCAGAAATAAAACTGCTGTTATTGGCGAAAATCAATATTCTTTCGATGAAAATGGTGTTGCGACACTCATTAAAGGAATCGATTACGGACGTGTAGTTGTTCAACACGTAGATGAAACTGGTAATCCAATCAAAACTGATGATACTTTTGTTGAAAAAACTGAAGTTGGAACAGCTTTTGATTATAACTTCAAAAAAGAAATCGCTAAGACTGACTTCTATACAAAAAATCAAGAGAAATACCAGATTGTCTCTATTGATGGCGTCGAAATCAACAAACAACTCAAAGATGAGTGGACCTACAACGTCGTCAGCAAAACAGCTCCAGGAACACGGGTCATCAAGGTGGTTTATAAAGTGAATAAAGGTTCATTTGCCATTCATTATCGTTTGAAAGGCTCAGAGCAAGAATTAGCAGATGTTGTTACTGATAATAATGACGGAAAAGAATACGATGTTTCATTTGTAAACACTTTTGAAGCAAAAGAAATCGCAGGCTACCGCGCAATCACTCCACGCTTAGAAGCCAGCATCCAGCACAAGGGTGTGAATGATGTCGTCTTTGAATACGAAAAAATCTCTGATAGCTCTAATCCGACTTCAACTGTTTTACCTGCTGCTCATCCAGAAGATAAAGAAACAGAAATTGGAAATCACGGTCCCCTTCCAAGCAAGGCTCAACTTGATTATCACAAGGAAGAATTAGCTGCCTTCATCCACTATGGTATGAATACTTATACTAATTCTGAGTGGGGACATGGAAATGAAGACCCTAAAAACTTCAATCCAACTAACTTAGATACAGATCAATGGATCCGTACTCTAAAGGAAACTGGCTTTAAACGAACTATTATGGTTGTCAAACACCACGATGGTTTCGTTATTTACCCATCTAAATATACAAATCATACCGTAGCTGCAAGTCCATGGAAAGATGGTAAGGGAGACCTTTTAGAAGAAGTTTCAAAATCAGCTACTAAATACGATATGAATATGGGGGTTTATCTATCTCCATGGGATGTTAATAGTCCTAAATATAAGGTAGCTACTCAAAAAGAATACAACGAATACTACCTCAATCAACTAAAAGAAATCCTTGGTAATCCAAAATACGGTAATAAGGGTAAATTTATCGAAGTTTGGATGGATGGAGCACGCGGTAGCGGTGCCCAAAAAGTAACCTACACTTTTGATGAGTGGTTCAAATACATCAAGGAAGCTGAAGGAGATATCGCTATCTTCTCTGCCGAACCAACAAGTATCCGTTGGATTGGAAATGAGCGTGGTATCGCCGGTGACCCTGTATGGCATAAGGTCAAGAAGGCAAACATCACCGAAAATGTTAAGAACGAATACCTTAACCACGGTGACCCTGACGGAGATATGTACTCTGTAGGAGAAGCAGATGTTTCCATCCGCTCTGGCTGGTTCTACCACGATAACCAGCAACCAAAATCCCTCAAAGAATTGATGGATATCTACTTCAAGTCTGTTGGTCGTGGAACGCCACTTCTTCTCAACATTCCACCAAACAAAGAAGGTAAATTCGCAGATGCTGACGTGGCTCGCTTGAAAGAATTCAAAGCGACTCTAGATCAAATGTATGCGACTGACTTTGCCAAAGGAGCAACTGTAACAGCAAGTTCTACTCGTCAGAACCACCTCTATAAAGAAAGTCACCTGACAGACGGCAAAGACGATACCAGCTGGGCGCTCTCAAATGATGCCACAACAGGTAGCTTCACAGTCGATTTGGGACAAAAGAGACGCTTTGACGTTGTCGAACTCAAGGAAGACATCGCTAAAGGTCAACGTATCTCTGGTTTCAAGATTGAAGTCGAAATCAACGGTCGCTGGGTGACTTACGGAGAAGGTTCAACTGTTGGTTACCGTCGCTTGATTCAAGGCAAGCCTGTAGAGGCACAAAAAATCCGTGTAACCATCACCGGAGCTCAAGCAACTCCAATCTTAACCAACTTCTCAGTCTACAAGACACCAAGTAGTATCGAAAAGACAGACGGCTACCCTCTTGGACTTGAATACCACTCAAATACAACAGCGGATACAGCCGGTACAACTTGGTACAATGAATCTGAAGGTGTTCGTGGCACTTCTATGTGGACCAATCAAAAAGATGCCAAAGTAAGCTATACTTTCACAGGAACCAAGGCCTATGTCGTCTCTACAGTTGACCCAGGTCATGGAGAAATGTCCGTCTACGTTGATGGCCAAAAAGTTGCGGATGTGCAAACTAAGAACACTAGCCGTAAACGCAGCCAAAAAGTATATGAAACAGACGATTTAGCACCTGGCCAACATACCATTACCCTTGTTAATAAAACAGGTGAACCAATTGCTACAGAAGGAATCTACACTCTAAACAATAACAGCAAGGGTATGTTTGAGCTTGAAGCAACTTCTTACGAAGTCGAAAAAGGAAAACCAGTCACTGTTAAAATTAAACGTGTTGGTGGAAGCAAGGGAACTGCTACTGTTCGCTTCATCACAGAACCTGGAACTGGGGTTCACGGTAAAGTTTACCAAGATACAACTCAAGATGTGACTTTTGAAGATGGAGAAACAGAAAAGACTGTTACCATCCCAACGATTGACTTTACAGAACAAGCCGACTCTATCTTTGACTTCAAGGCCAAGCTCACTTCTGTCACTGATGGTGCCCTGCTCGGTTTTGCTACCGATGCAACCATCCAAGTGATGAAAGCTGAATTGCTGATCAAGGATCAAACAAGTTATGATGACCAAGCTAGTCAGTTGGATTACAGTCCTGGCTGGCACCATGAAACCAATTCAGCAGACAAGTACCAAAAAACGGAGTCTTGGGCTTCCTTTGGTCGCTTAACTGATGAACAAAAGAAAAAGACAACTGTCACAGCCTACTTCTACGGTACTGGACTTGATATCAAGGGCTATGTTGATCCAAATCATGGTATCTACAAGGTATTCCTCGACGGCAAAGAAGTTCCTTACCAAGAGGGCATGGGAAATGCGTCGACTATTGAGGGCAAGAAATACTTTAGCGGTCACGCTGCCCAACGCCAAGGCAATCAAACTCTGGTTAGCCTAAAAGGTCTGGACGAAAACTTGCACGCAGTCACCCTTCAACTCGATTCTGATCGAAACGATTTGTCTCGAAACATCGGTATCCAGGTGGATCAATTCATCACTCGTGGTGAAGGAAGCGAACTCTACAGCAAAACACAAATCCTTCAATCTCTCTCTAAATGGAAAGACGACTTATCTAACTTTGATCCAAGTGGTTTGAAAAATACAGCAACTGCACGTCAAGCATTTAAGTCTAATCTTGATAAACTCACTGCACAATTAAGTTCTGATACGGTAAATGTACAAGATGTGATGTCAACAGTCACTGCTTTGCAAGATATTCTTAGCAAAAACGAAAATTACCAAAAACCTGGAGACGAAACAAGTCCAGAACAACCGGTTGAACCAAAACAACCTGAACAGCCTGAAATCAATTATGATAAGGCTATGGCTAGCCTGACTGAAGCTATCGAGAAAAAAGTGGCTGAGCTTGGTGCCAACAACGATGCTAAGAAGAAATTAGTTGAAATTACTGACAAAGCAATCGCAGCTATTCAAGAGGCTAAGACTCAAGAAGACGTCAACAAAGCCCTCAATAACGCTCTTGAACAAATCAAGCAATTGCAACCTAGCCAACCAGAACAACCAGTTGAACCAAAACAACCTGAACAGCCTGAAATCAATTATGATAAGGCTATGGCTAGCCTGACTGAAGCTATCGAGAAAAAAGTAGCTGAACTTGGTACTAACAACGATGCTAAGAAGAAATTAGTTGAAATTACTGATAAAGCAATCGCAGCTATCCAAGAAGCTAAGACTCAAGAAGACGTCAATAAAGCTCTCAATAATGCTCTTGAACAAATCAAGCAATTGCAACCTAGCCAACCAGAACAACCGGTTGAACCGAAACAACCGGAACAGCCTAAAATCAATTATGATAAGGCTATGGCTAGCCTGACTGAAGCTATCGAGAAAAAAGTGGCTGAACTCGGTACTAACAACGATGCTAAGAAGAAATTAGTTGAAATTACTGATAAAGCAATCGCAGCTATCCAAGAAGCTAAGACTCAAGAAGATGTCAATAAAGCCCTCAACAACGCTCTTGAACAAATCAAGCAATTGCAACCTAGCCAACCAGAACAACCAGTTGAACCAAAACAGCCTGAAAAACCAATTACTTCTTCAAGTCCTGAAGAAGGGGTTAAAGAGCTTGTCTTCCAACTTCCAAGTCTGGATATTGTCAAGAAGGTGCTACCATTCAAGACTATCCGTCGCGAAAATCCACAATTAGACAAAGGGAAAGAACAAGTTCTAGCAGAAGGGAAAGATGGTGCTATAATCGAGTATGTCGAAGTAGATGGCAGCAATCGTAAGGTAATTCAAACTGAATCAACTCCAGCTCTAGACCGAGTGATTGAAGTTGGGACTAAAGAAAGTTCTGTGGGAACAGATACTCCACCAGTTGTGACTCTTCCTGAATACCTTCTACCAAAAGAACCTGAAAAACCAATTACTTCTTCAAGTCCTGAAGAGGGAGTTAAGGACCTTGTCTTTAAACTTCCAAGCTTGGATATTGTCAAGAAGGCAGTACCATTCAAGACTATCCGTCACGAAAATCCAAACTTAGATAAAGGAAAAGAGAAAGTTCTAGCAGAAGGGAAAGACGGCCTGCTAATTGAGTATGTCGAAGTAGATGGTAGCAATCGCAAGGTAGTCCAAACCAAATCAACTCCAGCTTTAGACCGAATAATCGAGGTTGGAACTAAACAAAGTTCTGTAGGAACAGTGGCGCCACCAGTTGTGACTCTCCCTGAGTATGTTCTACCTAGAGAAACTGAAAAACCAGCTCCTGCAGTTGTAACAGAAGATTCACCAAGAAAAGATGAAAAAGCACCTGTTGCTACTACAGTTAGACAAGACAAGGAAAAACAACTCCCAGAAACTGGAGAGCAAGAAGCAAATGCCTTCTTATTCTTGGCTGCTATTACTTCAGTATTGTCTCTACTCATCTTCCAAAAGAATTTCAAAGACTAA
- a CDS encoding helix-turn-helix transcriptional regulator: MNRVKEFRKELGISQLELAKDIGVSRQTINMIENDKYNPTLELCLNLARSLQTDLNSLFWEDNF; encoded by the coding sequence ATGAATCGTGTGAAAGAATTTCGCAAGGAACTGGGCATTTCCCAGCTCGAACTCGCCAAGGATATCGGTGTCTCGAGACAAACCATCAATATGATTGAAAACGACAAGTACAATCCAACCCTGGAACTCTGTCTCAATCTCGCCCGTAGCCTCCAAACTGACCTCAACAGTCTCTTTTGGGAGGATAATTTTTAA